The Triticum aestivum cultivar Chinese Spring chromosome 3A, IWGSC CS RefSeq v2.1, whole genome shotgun sequence genome includes a region encoding these proteins:
- the LOC123057017 gene encoding probable WRKY transcription factor 70: MAFQQEAVGKLWEELGRGYNLSAKLLALLSQPSHLLDSHGQEMAVAISQQLSQVFRASLSMSNPGNSGRMVEGRATAPEAAIMEGSISQATPAIISGEEVTPPRIGKEEEITAEPYKDGYKWKKYGQKNIKNRKFARLYFRCMHSHERGCRAKKQVQQQDSSIGSPPLYKVIYLNEHTCHQAFPNVNITNANVPATSTTTRNGADFDHARRHLHVGGNGELEDRIMTSTFSTVIGGAAPAAPSLSPLQSPPPVEASPSDPASYDTGGGQSPSLLDLSMCLDETMMDEMYFSCGSPFRPVEAPAAPWSLSSLPPPPPPPIEASSIDPAAYMPSRGGHSLSLDAMTMAEIFLWSSPLFSPR, from the exons ATGGCATTTCAGCAAGAGGCCGTAGGAAAGCtgtgggaggagctcggccgcggcTACAATCTCAGCGCCAAGCTTCTGGCTTTGCTCAGCCAACCCAGCCACCTCCTCGATAGCCATGGCCAGGAGATGGCTGTGGCCATAAGCCAACAGCTTTCTCAGGTGTTCAGGGCGTCTCTGTCGATGTCCAACCCCGGCAACAGTGGTAGGATGGTGGAAGGCAGGGCGACAGCGCCCGAGGCTGCGATCATGGAGGGTAGCATCAGCCAGGCCACTCCGGCGATCATCAG TGGGGAAGAGGTTACTCCCCCAAGAATAGGTAAAGAAGAGGAGATTACAGCCGAGCCTTACAAGGATGGTTACAAATGGAAAAAATATGGGCAAAAGAACATTAAGAACAGGAAGTTTGCAAG GTTGTACTTCCGATGCATGCATAGCCATGAGCGCGGCTGCAGGGCGAAGAAGCAGGTGCAGCAGCAGGATAGCAGCATCGGCAGTCCTCCATTGTACAAGGTCATTTACCTGAACGAGCACACATGCCACCAAGCGTTTCCCAACGTGAACATCACCAATGCAAATGTACCCGCGACGAGCACTACGACAAGGAACGGCGCCGACTTTGATCATGCACGCCGCCACCTCCACGTCGGCGGGAACGGCGAGTTAGAGGACAGAATCATGACCTCGACCTTCAGCACGGTCATCGGCGGAGCTGCCCCTGCTGCTCCGTCGTTGTCGCCCTTGCAGTCGCCGCCTCCCGTGGAAGCGAGCCCGAGCGATCCGGCGTCGTACGACACGGGTGGCGGACAGTCGCCGAGCCTGCTGGACTTGAGCATGTGCCTCGACGAGACGATGATGGACGAGATGTATTTCTCGTGCGGTTCGCCATTTCGTCCGGTCGAGGCACCCGCAGCTCCATGGTCGTTGTcgtccttgccgccgccgccgccgccgcccatagAAGCGAGCTCGATTGATCCGGCGGCGTACATGCCGTCCCGCGGTGGACACTCACTGAGCCTGGACGCGATGACGATGGCGGAGATTTTTCTCTGGAGCAGCCCGCTATTTTCTCCACGTTGA